CGTCTGCCGTCCCCACGTGTCTTTGAGGGCGACGATGCGGTTGAAGACGCGGGCGTCGGGCGTGCTGTCCTCGGGGTCGCGCCAGAAGAAGCCGAGCCGCTCGAACTGGTAGCGCGTGGCGTCGGCATCGTCGGCCACGCTCGGCTCTACGAAGCCGTCGGTCTCGAGGAGTGAAACGGGGTTCAGCGCGTCGAGGAAGTCCTCGAACGTGTCCGGCGCGGGATCGGTGAAGAGCCGGTCGTAGAGCCGGAACGTGGCGGGGAGCGCGTGCTCGGCGCTGAGCCAGTGGATCACGCCGCCGACCTTCCGGTCCGTCGGGTTTTCGCCCTCGCCCGTCGCCGGGTCAAATGTGCCGAGGTCGGCCGTGGCGCGGAGGCCGACGACGTTCCCGGCGTCGTCTTTCTCGACGTCGGTGCAGGTGATGACGTAGCCGTGGCGGAGGCGGACGGAGGCGCCGGGGGAGAGCCGCTTCCAGCCCTTCGGGGGCACCTCGGCGAAGTCGTCGCGCTCGATCCACAGCTCGCGCGTGAGCGGGAGCCGGCGCGTGGCGGGGGCATCGGCGGGCGGCGTCACGTCGTGCGGCCAGTACGGCGCGTCGGTCCACTGCGTGCCCTCGGGCAGGTTCTCGACCGTGAGTTTCAGCGGGTCCGTCACGGCGAGGACGCGCGGCGCGACGGCGTTGAGGTCGTTGCGGACGGCGTACTCGTAGCGGGCGAGGTCCACGCTCCCGTTGACTTTGGTGACGCCAATCTCGTCGAAGAACGTCCGGATGGCCTCGGGCCGGACGCCGCGGCGGCGCTGCGCGGCGAGCGTCGGCATCCGCGGATCGTCCCACCCACGTACATGGCCTTCCTCGACGAGCCGCCGGAGCTTCCGCTTGCTCATCACCGTGTAGTCCAGGTTGAATCGGGCGAACTCGTACTGGTGGTTGCGCGGCTCGGGGATGCCGATGGCGTCGAGGTACCAGTTGTAGAGCGGGCGGTTGACGTCGAACTCGAGCGTGCAGATGGAGTGCGTGACGCCTTCGACGGCGTCGCCCTGCCCATGGGCCCAGTCGTAAAGGGGGTAGATGCTCCACGCGTCGCCGCGCCGGTAGTGGTGGGCGTCGCGGCGGATGCGGTACATCAGCGGGTCGCGCAGCTTCATGTTCGGGTGCGCGAGGGGCCCGTGCTCCGTGTCGATTTTCGCGCGGAGGACGTGGCTGCCGTCGGGGTGCTCGCCGCGCCGCATCTCGTCGAGCAGGCGGAGGTTCTCTTCGACGGAGCGGTCGCGGAACGGGCTCGGCGTGCCGGGCTCGGTGACGGTGCCGCGGCCGGCGCGGATCTCGTCCTCACTCTGGCTGTCGACGTACGCGAGCCCCTTCTCGACGAGGTCGACGGCCCACTCGTAGAACTGCTCGAAGTAGTCCGACGCGAAGCAGACTTCGGCGGGCTCGAAGCCGAGCCAGCGGACGGCGTCCTCGAGCGCGGCGACGAACTCGGGCCGCTCGGTCTCCGGATTCGTGTCGTCGAAGCGGAGGTTCGTCTTGCCGCCGAACTCGCGTGCGAGGCCGAAGTTGAGGCAGATCGACTGCGCGTGGCCGAGGTGGGGATAGCCGTTGGGCTCGGGCGGGAAGCGCGTCACGACGCGGCCGCCGTACGTGCCGGCTTCGACGTCGGCGGCGATGATGTCCCGGAGGAAGTTGGAAGCGTGATGCTCGGAGGTCGGCTCCACAGGGCAGCGGGTTTGTCGGAAGAGGAACGGAGACGATACCCCAGCCGCCGTGATGCGAGTCGGGCGAGGGTGTGGAGAATCGCGGGAATCGTGCGGGATACGCGGATCGGGTACCCGGCGGGTGTAGGGGCGAACCTACGTGTTCGCCCTTGCGGCGATGATCACCACAGCCCGAGCGCCCGGCGCACGGCGACGACTTGGCCGAGATGGTGCGCGTTGTGGTCGGCGACGAGGAGGGCCTGCCGCAAGATCGTGTATCCCGGCGCGTGGTCGAGTTCGGTGAGGGGATCCGTGGCCTCGTCCTCCACGAGCGCGACGACGGCGTCGAGGTCGGCGAGGAAGGCGCGGCGCGCGGCCTCCCACGCGGCAGGCGTCGCGTCGGCGTCGGGCCAGTAGTCGTCGGGCCACGCGAGGGCTTCGTAGTCGGCGTCGAGCGCGAAGTCGAGGATGTCGCGCTGCGCGATGCGCAGGTGCTCGACGAGGTCCCACAGCGAGTGCGGGAAGCCGTCGGGGCGGTCATTGACCCGGGCGGCTGGGAGGTCGGCGAGGGCTGTGCGCGTGTCGACGTGGGCGTGACCGCCGCGCAGGACGGCGACGATTTCGGCGCGGAGACGGGCGTCGGGCGCGAGGCCGGATTCGGGGCGTGGCATAGGGTTCGGAGGCGGGCCGGAGGGGCAGCGTGTCTCGAAGCCCTAAGGTACCTTACCGCTCCTCCAGCCCGCGACGCCCGTGACCGACCCCGACCTCTTCGGCGACCGACTGCCCGACCTCGACGCCGAGCGTGTCCGCCTCCGCCATCCCCGTCCGACCGACGCCGACGCCGTCTTTGCCATTTTCGGCGACGAGCGGGCGATGCGCTACTGGAGCCACGAGGCGTTCGAGACGCCGACGCAGGCCGTCGAGTACCTCCGCTCGATCGACGAGGGGTTCGCCGAGCGGACGCTCTACCAGTGGGCCATCACCGAGCCCGGCGCCGACGAGCTGATCGGGACGGTGACGCTGACCGGGTATAGCGAGCGGAATCGGCGGATGGAGCTGGGCTACATGCTGAGCCCGTCGAAGTGGGGGCGGGGGCTCGCGGGCGAGGCCGTGCGCGCCGTCCTCCGGTTCGGGTTCGAGCGGATCGGGCTCCACCGCGTCGAGGCCGAACTCGACCCGCGCAACGCAGCGTCGGCGCGGCTGCTCGAACGGCTCGGGTTTCAGCGCGAGGGGCTGCTCCGCGAGCGGTGGTGGGTCTACGACGAGTGGTGCGACAGCGCGCTCTACGGCCTCCTCCGCGCGGATTTCGAAGGGCGACCGCGTGACGAGACGTAGATTCCAGCGCTGGCTCCTCTCTCGTCCTTTGCCGTTATTGCAATGAGTACCTCCACCGACCGCCCCGAGCGCACCACCTCCAGCGGCCTCGCCGTCGACCCCGTCTATGACCGCGACGACCTCCCGGCCGATCTCGCGGAGCGACTCGGCGAGCCCGGCGAATACCCCTTCACGCGCGGCGTCTACCCCCGGATGTACCGCGACCGGCTCTGGACCATGCGCCAGTACGCCGGCTTCTCGACCGCCGAGGAGTCGAACGCCCGCTATCACTACCTCCTCGGGCAGGGCGCCCGCGGGCTCAGCGTAGCCTTCGACCTCCCGACGCAGATCGGCTACGACTCCGACGACGCCATGGCCGAGGGCGAGGTCGGCAAGGTCGGCGTGGCGATCGACTCGCTCGACGACATGGAGCGGCTCTTCGACGGCATTCCGCTCGCGAAGGTGACGACGAGCATGACGATCAATGCCACGGCGCCGATCCTCCTCGCGCTCTACGTCGCCGTAGCGAAGAAGCAGGGGGCCGACCTCGACCGGCTCGGCGGCACGATTCAGAACGACATCCTGAAGGAGTACGCCGCGCGCGGGACGTACATCTTCCCGCCGCGCCCGTCTATGCGGTTTATCACCGACACGTTCGCGTGGTGCGCGCGCGAGGTGCCGCGCTGGAATACGATCTCGATCTCGGGCTACCACATCCGCGAGGCCGGGAGCACGGCGGCCGAGGAGCTCGCGTTCACGCTCGCGAACGGCATCGCGTATGTCGAGGCGGCCCTCGCGGCGGGGCTCGACGTGGACGTGTTCGGGCAGCGGCTCTCGTTCTTCTTCAACGCCCACAACAACTTCTTCGAGGAGGTCGCCAAGTTCCGCGCGGCGCGGCGGCTGTGGGCGCGCATCATGCGCGAGCGCTTCGGCGCGACAGAACCGAAGGCGATGCAGTGCCGCTTCCACACGCAGACGGGGGGCTCGACGCTCGCGGCGCAGCAGCCGATGAACAACGTCGCGCGCGTGACGCTGCAGGCGCTCGCCGCCGTGCTCGGCGGGACACAGAGCCTCCACACGAACGGCTACGACGAAGCCCTCTCGCTGCCGACCGAGGAGGCCGCCGGGCTCGCCCTCCGCACGCAGCAGATCATCGCCCACGAAACCGGCGTCACCGACACCGTCGATCCGCTCGCGGGCTCGTTCTTCGTCGAGCGGCTCACGGCCGACCTCGAAGCTGAGGCCGAGCGGCTGATCGCGAAGGTCGACGAACTGGGCGGGGCGGTGGCCGCCATTGAGCAGGGGTTTTATCAGGATGAGATCGCGCAGTCGGCGTACGCAGCGCAGCTCGCGGTGGAGAGCGGGGAGCAGGTCATCGTCGGCGTCAACACGTTCGTCGAGGACGACGTGCGGGTGCCGGAACTGCTCCGCGTCGGCGACGAGATTCGTGCGCAGCAATCCGAGCGGCTCGCCGCGCTCCGTGCCCGCCGCGACGAGCAGGCGTGGTCCGCCGCCCTCGACCGCATCGAATCGGCCGCGCGCGGCGACGAGAACCTCGTCCCTCATGTCCTTCACGCCGTCGAGCAGTACGCCACCGTCGGCGAGATTTCGCACCGGCTCCGCACGGTGTGGGGCGAGTTCAGCGGGTGAACGAGGGGTTCTCTCTTGTTCCTTTGTAGCAAGTCGTTACCTTTCTATCCGTGTCACTTAGCGAGGTGTTATTATGAAGACTCTCCGCGATAGCCGTAATTCTTGGTTCTCGTTCATCGCTTTGTGCGGAGCCTCTCTCCTCGTCCTCGCGCCGCCGTCACTCGCCCAGTTTGCCGCTCCGCTCGTCTCCGCTGCGGGTGCAGGTGCTCTAGATGCGGAGGCGAAGTGGTCAGTCGTAGCGGACGCTGGGGTTGTCGCCTTCGTGGAGAACCGGGGGCAGTGGCCCGACCCTGTTCTATTCCGTGCACGCTTGGGCGGAGCCGACGTGTGGATCACGGAAGACGGCTTCGTCTACGATTTCTATAGCGTCGAGCAAACAGTGCCGGTACCTGGCCGAGGGCAGGGGGTGGGCGGCCGAGGGCCTGCCGAGACGGAGGCTACCCGTCGTGGTCACGTCGTAGCAATGCGCTTCGAGGGGGCGAACACCGACCAGGCTGAGGGAAGAAACCGCCGCGTCGCCTACCACAATTATTTCCTTGGCGACGACCCCTCGCGCTGGGTGAGCCGAGTCCCCCTCTACGATGAGGTGATTCTCGACGAACTCTACGATGGCGTAGACCTCCGACTCTACGCGGATGGCGACCTCTTGCGCTACGACCGACCTTATGCTGGAGCCGGGGGCCGACCTCTCGCAGGTACGAGTCCGGCTTGACGGAGCCGATGGAGTGAAGGTGACAGCGGAAGGTGCGCTACAGATGGGGACGTCGTTGGGGACGGTAGAGCAGCGGGGACTCTTGGCCTACCACGAGGGGCCCGGTGGGCAGCGCCAGAGGGTTGAGTGCACGTTCGTGGTAGGCGCTGACGGGACGGTGGAGTTTCACGCGGAGGCGGACCCGGGCCGAGCGCTCGTCGTGGACCCGCTGATCTGGGCGAGTTTCCTCGGCGGCACGAGTTACGACCGCGCGAATGCCGTAGCGATGAGCCCGGGGGGTGCCGTGACGGTAGTTGGGGCTACCATCTCGAGTTCTAGCTTTCCCATGACGGTGGGGGCTTATGACCCGAGCCCCAACGGCGACCTCGACGCGTTCATCGCCCAGTTGTCTGCGGACGGGACCACGCTCACCTACGCCACGTTCCTCGGCGGCTCGGACATCGAAGACGCCATCGACGTAGCAGTGGCAGCGGACGGGTCGACGACAGTAGCGGGGTGGACCCGGAGCACAGACTTTCCCACCACAACCGACGCGTTCGACACGAGTTACAACGGTGGCATGTTCGACGTGTTCGTTGCGCGGCTCGCGCCCGACGGCGATGCCCTGACCTACGCCACGTTCCTCGGCGGGTCGAGTGAGGATTACGGTGACGCCGTAGCATTAGGAGCGGACGGATCGGCAACCGTGGTGGGATCTACTCCCGGTTTCGGATTCCCTACCACCACCAGTGCCTACGATCCGAGCCACAACGGCATCTTCGACGCGTTCGTCACGCGACTCTCTCCTGACGGGAGTACGCTGGTTTACTCGACCTTCCTCGGCGGGCCGAGTGAGGAGCATGCCACATCCGTAGCGGTGGGGGTAGACGGGTCCGCAACGGTGGTCGGGAATGCGGCCGGTGCAGGCTTTCCCACGACCGCTGGTGCCTATGACCGCACCCACAACGGCGACCGCGACGTGTTCGTGACCCGGCTCTCTCCCGACGGCTCCGCCCTCGCCTTTTCGACGTTTCTCGGCGGGTTGAACCTCGATGTTGGCAATGCTGTGGCGGTGGGGGTAGATGGGGCCGCGACCGTAGTGGGGTGGACCCAGAGTGAGGACTTCCCGGCAACGTCTCGTGCCTTTGATACGAGCTACAACGGTGGGTTCTCAGACGCGTTCGTCACGCAGATCACGTCGGACGGGAGCGCCCTCGTCTATTCCACGTTTTTTGGCGGATTGAGTGAAGACCGTGGCTACAGTGTGGTGCTGGGAGTGGACGGGGCCCCGACGGTGGCGGGATACACGAGGAGTGCAAGCCTCCCTTCTACGGACGACGCCTCTGACCCGAGCTACAATGGGGGGCAAGACGCGTTTGTGGCGCGGCTTTCCCCCGATGGGAGCGCCCTTGCCCATTCTACCTTCCTGGGTGGAACGGACACCGATGAAGCGTTCGCCGTAGCGCTGGGTACCGAGGGAACGGTCGTAGTAATCGGGAGGACAGTGAGCGAGGGATTCCCTGCAACGACGGGCGCTTACGACACGAGTTTCAATGGCGGCCTCGACGTTTTCGTCGCACAACTTGAGATACTTGCGCCGACGGCGGCGGAGGGCGTTGCGGTGCCGGCGGTGCTTGCTCTCGGCGCAGCGTATCCGAACCCGCTCCGGGACTCAGCCACGTTCGTGTTAGAGGTGCCGGATGCGACAGCCGTACGGGTGGTGGTCTACGATGTGCTCGGCCGGACGGTGGCGGTACTCGCCGACACGCCGATGGAGGCAGGCCGCTACGAAGTGGCGCTCGAGGCCTCGTCGCTCGCGCCGGGGACCTACCTCGTGCGGATGACCGCCGGCTCCTCCGTGGCGACGCAGCGCGTGACGGTGGTGCGCTAGCTGACCTCTGATCGTCCGGCGGCGTCGCGTCGCGTGACGTGGCAACACCGGAATTCCATTTTTAAAACTTGAATAGCCCAACGACCATCACCGACCACAAGCACTACACAAACTCACAGGACTCCTCCACACGCTGAAGCCGTTCGCGGCGCCGTCGTTGGAGCGGCTCGGCGAACGGGCATTGGTAACGCGGGGCCCGGGGATGGGGGAACGCAGGACGCGATCATCTTCACGCTGTCGAGCAGTACGCCACCGTCGGCGAGATCTCCCACCGGCTCCGCGCAGTGTGGGGCGAATTCGGCGCCTAACCCGGAACTCCCATTCCCATGTCTGACTCCCTTTTCGACCGGATCGACCGGCACATCGCCGGATTCATGACCAAGTACGGCGTGGTCGCACTGCGGTGGACCGTCGGGATCGTGTTCATCTGGTTCGGCGCGCTGAAGCTGTTCCCCGGCATGAGCCCCGCCGAGGAGCTCGTCAAGAACACGGTCTACTTCGTCGACCCCGCGTGGTTTTTTCCATTTCTCGGCGTTTGGGAAATGGTGATTGGGCTGTTCCTCCTGATCCGGCCGCTCATCCGCGTCGCCATTTTTCTCCTCTTTCTCCAGATGCCGGGCACGTTCCTCCCGCTCGTTTTGCTGCCCGACGTGTGCTTCACCGACTTCCCGTTCGGGCTGACGCTGGAAGGGCAATACATCATCAAAAACCTCGTCATCATTTCGGCTGCGCTCGTGGTCGGCGGGACGGTGCGGGATAACCCCGGCACGGAGCGGAGGCTGTAGCGGTAGGAGCGTTGCTGCCATATGCCGGAACAGCTCTGTCATGCGGCGGTAGTAAAGTCTCTCACTCGACTGCCCGCTGCCATGCCTCCGTCCCTGCCGACCGATATCCGGTACGATCCGTCTGCCGTCCGGCAGGGCCTCCCGTACCGCAAGCTGAACCACCTCGTCGCCGCGCTCGGGCTGACGCTGGCCGAAGCTGCCGGGCTCCTCCTCATCAGCGAGCGCACGCTCGCCCGCCGCCACGCCGAAGGCCGGCTGACGCAGGCCGAGAGCGACCGGCTCGTCCGGCTCGAACGCCTCGTGAGCGACACCGTCGACGCTTTCGATGGGCACGAGACCGAGGCGCGGGAGTGGTTGACGACGCCGAAGGCGCTTCTCGGCGGCGAGACCCCATTGCGCCACGCCGATACCGAGCCGGGGTTGCAGGCCGTGCGGGAGATGCTCGCCGTGATCCAGCACAACGTCGCGGCCTGATGGCGATGCGCGAGGCGGTGCGGCTCACGCAGCGCCGCTACGAGGAGACGGCGTACTCTGGTGCGGGCGCGCTCCGTGTCGATGGCCGCTGGCACCGCGCCGGGCTCCCGCTCGTCTACGCCACCGAGTCGGCGGCCGTCGCCCTGCTCGAAGTGCTTGTCCACGTCGAGCGCCCACGCTTGCTGACGATGGACCTCGTCGTGGTCCCGTCACGGTTCGACGAGAGCCTGGTGCTCCGGGTCGAAGACGCATACGGCCCGCTGCCGGCCTCGTGGTGGCGCTTCCCGTGGCCGGCTCCGACCCAGGAGATCGGGCGGCGGTGGGTCGAGGAACAGCGCTCAGTAGTGCTCGACGTGCCGAGTGCCGTCGTCCGCTCGGCGCGCAACTACGTTCTCAACTCTGCCCACCCGAACTTCGGAGATGTCGAGATCGACGAGCCGAGCGCATTCGAGATCGACCCGCGCCTCGGCGCCTCGGGGTGAGCGTGCGCTAGCCGCTCGCACGCCACCGCTCGACGAGACCGAACGCGGCGATGCCGAAGGCGACGGAGACGTTGAGCGAGTGCTTGGCCCCATACTGCGGGATCTCGAGCGCGAGGTCGCACCGGTCGAGGATGGCCTGCTGCACGCCCTTGACTTCATTGCCGAGCACGAAGGCGAGCGGAAACTGGGCACGCGTGATCGCTCCGATGTCCGTGGGTGTGTCTGTCTGTTCGAGGGCCGCGAGCGTAACGCCGTCGGCGCGGAGTCGGTCGAGGAGCGCGAGCGGGTCGGGGGCGTGCGTCCACGGCACGGTGTGCTCGGCGCCGAGGGCCGTTTTGGCGACGCGGTGGTGGTCAGGGGGCGGCGTGTAGCCGGTGATGTACACGTGGCGGACGCCGGCGGCGTCGGCCGTGCGCAGGATCGAGCCGACGTTGTACGCCGAGCGAATGTTGTCGAGCACGACGTCGACGGGGTGGCGAGGGAGGGATTCCAGCGCGGCGGGGGAGGGGCGTTGGATTTCGTCGGCGGGGAGCTTTCGCACGGGCGGGGCGTGAAGGGGAGGCGGCATTGGGCGTTCGCATGATACCTTATCGCCCGTTGCCGCGTCTCCTCCCTGCCCGATCCTGCCCTTCCAACGATCCCATCGACCGATGCCTCATCTCCACCGTATCGCCGTGCTGTCCCTCGCGCTCGTCCTGCCGCTCGCCCTCGGGAGCTGCGCCACGCTTCAAGAGATCGCGAACCTTCGCAACGTCGACTTCGACATCGACCGCGTATCGAACGCGAACCTCGCCGGCGTCGACGTCCAGCGGCTCCAGTCGTACGACGACCTCGGTGGGCGCGACGTGGCTCGGCTCGCCGCTGCGATCGCGCGGGGCGAAGCGCCGCTCTCGTTTACGCTCCACGTCGGTGCGGAGAACCCGGCGAGCAACAGCGTCGCCGCCCGCCTCGTCCAGCTTGATTGGACGCTCTTCCTCGACGAGACGGAGACGATCAGCGGCATCTTCAACGACGAGCGCGTGATCGCGCCCGGCGCTAAGGTCGACATCCCGATCACGATGGAGCTCGACCTCGTGCGGTTCGTCGGGCGCAACATTCAGGACATCGTCGAACTCGCCGCCGCCGTGTCGGGGCAGGGAACGAAAGAGATCGCGCTCCGCGCTCGCCCGACGATCACCACGCCGATCGGGCCGATCACGTACCCGTCGGACATCACGATCGTGCGCCGGGACGTGGGGAACTAGCGGGCGCGCCGTGGCCGTCGTGGGGCGGGAGTGAACATGGCGTTAACGCTTGGAGCGGACAGGGAATCGCCTGTACCTTAGAAATTCTCTATCCGCCCCACATTCCCCCCTCCGTCTCCGCGTGATCGTAGCCATCGACGGCCCCGCCGGCTCGGGAAAGAGCACCACCGCCAAGCGCGTCGCCGACGCGATGGGATGGTTGTACCTCGACACCGGGGCGATGTACCGCACCGTCGGGCTCGCGTTCCTCGACAGCGATACGGCGTTCACCGAGGCTGACGCCGACGAGTTGCTCGGCAAGCTCGAGTTGGACCTGAAGATGGGGAAAGAGGGGCTCGTGGCGTACCTCAACGGCGAGGACGTGACGGAGCGCATTCGCACACCCGAGGCCAGCGAAGCCGCGAGCCGCGTCAGCACGTTCCCGGCCGTCCGCGTCCGCCTCGTCGAAGAGCAGCGCCGGATCGCCCGCGTCGAGATGCAGCAGGGCGGCGGCGTCGTGATGGAAGGCCGCGACATCGGCACCGTCGTCTTCCCCGAGGCCGAAGTGAAGGTGTACATGGTCGCCAACCCGGAGGAGCGCGCCGAGCGCCGCCACCGGGAACTGACGGCGAAGGGCGCGACCGTGTCCCTCAACGCCGTCTCCGACGAGATCGCGGAGCGCGACGCCCGCGACGCCACGCGCGAGGCCTCGCCGCTGCGGCAGGCCGCCGACGCCGTCACGCTCGACACAACCGGTCTCAGCATCGACGACCAAGTGCAGCGCGTCGTCGCGCTCATCAGAGAACGGAGCGCGGGTTCGCCCGTACAAGTGGGTCCGGCCGCGCCCGAGCGGCCAACCTCAACCAAATCATAAACTTCATAACGAAGCCTGCCCGGTCGCGCGCGCGAGACGCCGGCCCGGCGGGGAATCCCTCACCAAACCCCTGAATGGCCGCCTCTCGACGCTTACGGCGCGGTCATTACCCTTAACCCAACCCCATGGCTGAAGAGCTGGACACCAAGACGCAGAGCGAAGAACAGGT
This is a stretch of genomic DNA from Rhodothermales bacterium. It encodes these proteins:
- a CDS encoding glutamine--tRNA ligase/YqeY domain fusion protein, whose amino-acid sequence is MEPTSEHHASNFLRDIIAADVEAGTYGGRVVTRFPPEPNGYPHLGHAQSICLNFGLAREFGGKTNLRFDDTNPETERPEFVAALEDAVRWLGFEPAEVCFASDYFEQFYEWAVDLVEKGLAYVDSQSEDEIRAGRGTVTEPGTPSPFRDRSVEENLRLLDEMRRGEHPDGSHVLRAKIDTEHGPLAHPNMKLRDPLMYRIRRDAHHYRRGDAWSIYPLYDWAHGQGDAVEGVTHSICTLEFDVNRPLYNWYLDAIGIPEPRNHQYEFARFNLDYTVMSKRKLRRLVEEGHVRGWDDPRMPTLAAQRRRGVRPEAIRTFFDEIGVTKVNGSVDLARYEYAVRNDLNAVAPRVLAVTDPLKLTVENLPEGTQWTDAPYWPHDVTPPADAPATRRLPLTRELWIERDDFAEVPPKGWKRLSPGASVRLRHGYVITCTDVEKDDAGNVVGLRATADLGTFDPATGEGENPTDRKVGGVIHWLSAEHALPATFRLYDRLFTDPAPDTFEDFLDALNPVSLLETDGFVEPSVADDADATRYQFERLGFFWRDPEDSTPDARVFNRIVALKDTWGRQTKNAAPKPAASKKPTPPAPPAAPRDPAAGLTDDERTAYDALVARGVGEEEAAVLASDAALDALFDATVAVGVSEREASVLLVHELRPALGGRSLAESAATPEALADVLRLVGAQTITRTAASEVIAALVDEGGDAEAVVEARGLAAVRDDAALAPDVDAVLAAHADEVERYRAGETRLLGFFTGQVMRRAPKGADAKAVQTLLRDRLDG
- a CDS encoding DinB family protein; translation: MPRPESGLAPDARLRAEIVAVLRGGHAHVDTRTALADLPAARVNDRPDGFPHSLWDLVEHLRIAQRDILDFALDADYEALAWPDDYWPDADATPAAWEAARRAFLADLDAVVALVEDEATDPLTELDHAPGYTILRQALLVADHNAHHLGQVVAVRRALGLW
- a CDS encoding GNAT family N-acetyltransferase, which encodes MTDPDLFGDRLPDLDAERVRLRHPRPTDADAVFAIFGDERAMRYWSHEAFETPTQAVEYLRSIDEGFAERTLYQWAITEPGADELIGTVTLTGYSERNRRMELGYMLSPSKWGRGLAGEAVRAVLRFGFERIGLHRVEAELDPRNAASARLLERLGFQREGLLRERWWVYDEWCDSALYGLLRADFEGRPRDET
- a CDS encoding methylmalonyl-CoA mutase family protein, giving the protein MSTSTDRPERTTSSGLAVDPVYDRDDLPADLAERLGEPGEYPFTRGVYPRMYRDRLWTMRQYAGFSTAEESNARYHYLLGQGARGLSVAFDLPTQIGYDSDDAMAEGEVGKVGVAIDSLDDMERLFDGIPLAKVTTSMTINATAPILLALYVAVAKKQGADLDRLGGTIQNDILKEYAARGTYIFPPRPSMRFITDTFAWCAREVPRWNTISISGYHIREAGSTAAEELAFTLANGIAYVEAALAAGLDVDVFGQRLSFFFNAHNNFFEEVAKFRAARRLWARIMRERFGATEPKAMQCRFHTQTGGSTLAAQQPMNNVARVTLQALAAVLGGTQSLHTNGYDEALSLPTEEAAGLALRTQQIIAHETGVTDTVDPLAGSFFVERLTADLEAEAERLIAKVDELGGAVAAIEQGFYQDEIAQSAYAAQLAVESGEQVIVGVNTFVEDDVRVPELLRVGDEIRAQQSERLAALRARRDEQAWSAALDRIESAARGDENLVPHVLHAVEQYATVGEISHRLRTVWGEFSG
- a CDS encoding T9SS type A sorting domain-containing protein, translating into MATSCATTDLMLEPGADLSQVRVRLDGADGVKVTAEGALQMGTSLGTVEQRGLLAYHEGPGGQRQRVECTFVVGADGTVEFHAEADPGRALVVDPLIWASFLGGTSYDRANAVAMSPGGAVTVVGATISSSSFPMTVGAYDPSPNGDLDAFIAQLSADGTTLTYATFLGGSDIEDAIDVAVAADGSTTVAGWTRSTDFPTTTDAFDTSYNGGMFDVFVARLAPDGDALTYATFLGGSSEDYGDAVALGADGSATVVGSTPGFGFPTTTSAYDPSHNGIFDAFVTRLSPDGSTLVYSTFLGGPSEEHATSVAVGVDGSATVVGNAAGAGFPTTAGAYDRTHNGDRDVFVTRLSPDGSALAFSTFLGGLNLDVGNAVAVGVDGAATVVGWTQSEDFPATSRAFDTSYNGGFSDAFVTQITSDGSALVYSTFFGGLSEDRGYSVVLGVDGAPTVAGYTRSASLPSTDDASDPSYNGGQDAFVARLSPDGSALAHSTFLGGTDTDEAFAVALGTEGTVVVIGRTVSEGFPATTGAYDTSFNGGLDVFVAQLEILAPTAAEGVAVPAVLALGAAYPNPLRDSATFVLEVPDATAVRVVVYDVLGRTVAVLADTPMEAGRYEVALEASSLAPGTYLVRMTAGSSVATQRVTVVR
- a CDS encoding antitoxin Xre-like helix-turn-helix domain-containing protein; this translates as MPPSLPTDIRYDPSAVRQGLPYRKLNHLVAALGLTLAEAAGLLLISERTLARRHAEGRLTQAESDRLVRLERLVSDTVDAFDGHETEAREWLTTPKALLGGETPLRHADTEPGLQAVREMLAVIQHNVAA
- a CDS encoding RES family NAD+ phosphorylase produces the protein MAMREAVRLTQRRYEETAYSGAGALRVDGRWHRAGLPLVYATESAAVALLEVLVHVERPRLLTMDLVVVPSRFDESLVLRVEDAYGPLPASWWRFPWPAPTQEIGRRWVEEQRSVVLDVPSAVVRSARNYVLNSAHPNFGDVEIDEPSAFEIDPRLGASG
- a CDS encoding RNA methyltransferase, producing MRKLPADEIQRPSPAALESLPRHPVDVVLDNIRSAYNVGSILRTADAAGVRHVYITGYTPPPDHHRVAKTALGAEHTVPWTHAPDPLALLDRLRADGVTLAALEQTDTPTDIGAITRAQFPLAFVLGNEVKGVQQAILDRCDLALEIPQYGAKHSLNVSVAFGIAAFGLVERWRASG
- the cmk gene encoding (d)CMP kinase: MIVAIDGPAGSGKSTTAKRVADAMGWLYLDTGAMYRTVGLAFLDSDTAFTEADADELLGKLELDLKMGKEGLVAYLNGEDVTERIRTPEASEAASRVSTFPAVRVRLVEEQRRIARVEMQQGGGVVMEGRDIGTVVFPEAEVKVYMVANPEERAERRHRELTAKGATVSLNAVSDEIAERDARDATREASPLRQAADAVTLDTTGLSIDDQVQRVVALIRERSAGSPVQVGPAAPERPTSTKS